The following DNA comes from Microbacterium foliorum.
ACGCCGCCGGATACTGCAGCGGCGGCGTCTGCCACTTCCCTGCGCCGAAGACGCAGTAGCGATCAGACGCCGCCGCAGCGGTGACGGTCAGTGGCCGCCGTGCATGGCATCGGCCACATCGTCTGCAGGCTTGCGGACGAACGCGCTCAGCGCGACGGCGGCGAGCGAGATGATCGCGGCGATGAGGAACGCCATCCGTGCACCCGGTGCTCCGGCGGTGGCGACGTCGAGTCCCTCGGCCTCTCCGGCGTGCAGGATCGCCGAGTAGGTAACCGTGAGGACGGCGACACCGGCTGCCCCGCCGACCTGCTGGAGCGTGTTCAGCACCGCCGAGCCGTGCGAATACAGCGAACGCGGCAGCGACCCGAGTGATGCGGAGAACAGCGGCGTGAAGGACATCGCGAGACCGACCGACATCGCGGCCTGCACGATGATCAGCACCCACCACACGGTGTGCTCCCCGACGGTCGAGTAGTAGAACAGCGCCGCCGAGACGAGGATCGTTCCGGGAATCAGGAGCGGGCGCGTTCCGCGAGCGTCGTAGACGCGCCCCATGAGCGGTCCGAGGAGGCCCATCAGTACCGAACCCGGAAGCAGGATCAGGCCGGACTCGAGCGCGTTGAGGCCCGCGACGTTCTGCAGGTACTGGGGGAGCAGGGTCAGCGTTCCGAACATCGACAGCGCGAGGATCGCCATGATGATCACGGCGAACGTGAAGTTGGCGGAGCGGAACACCCGCAGATCGAGCAGCGCGTCGTCGATCCGCTGCAGCACCAGCTGACGCCACACGAACAGCGCGAGAGCGACGGCACCCACGACGAGTGCGGTGACGCCGGCTGCCTCACCGGAACCACCCTCGCCACCGAACTGGCTGAGGCCGAACACGATGCCGCCGAAGCCGAGCGCCGCGAGCGGGATGGAGAGCACGTCGAGGGGGACCTTGCGTGTCTCGCCGAGGTTCGTCATCCACTTGACCCCGATGAAGAGAGAGACGAGGGCGATCGGCAGGATGATCGCGAACAGCGCGCGCCAGTGGAGCGTCTCGAGCACCGCTCCCGCGAGGGTCGGGCCGATCGCGGGGGCGAGCGAGATGACGAGGCCGACCCGGCCCATCATGCGACCGCGCGACTGCGGCGGTACGACGTTCATGATCGTCGTCATGAGCAGCGGCATCATGATGCCGGTGCCGGCGGCCTGGATGACGCGACCGAGCAGCAGGATCTCGAAACCGGGTGCCACGAGAGCGACGAGGGTGCCGAGGGAGAACGAGGTCATCGCGGCGATGAAGACCTGGCGCGTCGTGAAACGCTGCAGGATGAACCCGGTGGTCGGGATCACGACGGCCATCGTCAGCATGAACGCGCTCGTCAGCCACTGGCCGAGTTCGGGCGGGATGCCCAGATCGGCGTTCAGGTGGGGGATCGCGATCCCCATCGTCGTCTCATTGAGGATGGCGACGAAGGCGGCGACGAGGAGAAGCCAGATCACCCGCATGTCACTGCGGGCGATCCCGCCTCCGGCCGCGGCCGCGGGGGGCGTGGTGATCGAACCGGTGTCGACGACAGACATACGGCCTCCTGGGCACGAGAAAGAGATGGGGGAGGGTCGCGCGAGTGCGCGGGGACCATTCAGCGTAACCACAGCTTGCGACATTCCATTCCGGATCCGGGTGGATCCGATCTCAGAGGATCATCACGGTGTCGATCAGCCCCCGATGTCACCGGCGCTGACTACGCTGGCGAGATGAGCATGGGTGGCGGACGCGGCGGATTCCGCGGCGTGGACGAGAGCGCGCAGCGTCGACTCAATGCTGAGGCCCCGCGGATCAGCGGTCTGGGCGGCAGAGTGGTCGCGCTCTTCCGCCCCTACCGGTGGCGCATCTTCTGGACCGGCGTGCTGGTCGTCATCGGAGCCGGCATCGCGGTGATCCCTCCGCTGATCGTCCAGCGCATCTTCGATGACGCGCTCTTCCCTGTCGACGGAGGTCGCCCGCAGCTGCAGCTCCTCGGCTGGCTGGTCGGCGGGATGGTCGCCCTCTTCCTTCTCTCCGCGGTTCTCGGTGTCGCTCAGACGTGGCTGACGTCGACGGTGGGCAACAACGTCACCGGCGACCTCCGTGTGCGCCTGTTCGAGCATCTGCAGGCGATGGAGCTCGGGTTCTTCACCCGGACGAAGACCGGCGTGATCCAGTCCCGCCTGCAGAACGACGTCGGCGGTGTCTCGGGAGTGCTGACGAACACCGTCACCAGCATCCTGGGCAATGTCGTCACGGTCATCGCCTCGCTTGTCGCGATGATCCTCATCGACTGGCGCCTCACACTGATCGCCGTCGTGCTGATGCCGTTCCTGATCATCGTGCAACGCCGCGTGGGCCAGGTGCGTGCGCGCATCGCCGGAGAGACGCAGGAGTCGCTGTCCGAGCTCACCTCGATCACGCAGGAGACGCTGAGCGTCTCGGGGATGCTGCTCTCCAAAGCGTTCAATCGCCAGCGCACCGAATCCCAGCGCTACCAGGCCGAGAACCGCAACCAGGTGGTCCTGCAGGTGCGGCGGGCGATGAGCGGTCAGGGCTTCTTCGCCGTCGTCCAGGTGCTGATGGCGAGCGTCCCGGCCGTCATCTACCTCGTCTCGGGGTACCTCATCGCCGGCGGCACCGGCGCGATCACCGCCGGTACGGTCGTGGCGTTCACGACCGTCCAGGCTCGTCTGCTGCAACCGCTGATGGGTCTCATGCGGGTGTCGCTCGACCTGCAGACGTCATCCGCGCTGTTCGCCCGCATCTTCGAGTACCTCGACCTCGTGCCTGAGATCCAGGACGCGCCGGATGCGATCGCAGTCTCCGAAGCCCCGGGGCCGCGCGGGCGGATCGAGTTCGCGGATGTCGTCTTCCGCTACCCGGATGCGGCGCCCGACGCTCGTCCCACGCTGCAGGGCGTGTCGTTCGTCGCCGAACCGGGGCAGCATGTGGCATTCGTCGGTCCGTCGGGCGCCGGCAAGACGACAGTGCTGTACCTTGCTCCGAGGCTGTACGAGGCGCATGGCGGCGCTGTGCTCTTCGCGGGAGCCGACGTGAAGACCCTCACGCAGGAGTCGATCATCGATCAGGTCGGCATAGTGTCTCAGGAGACCTACCTGTTCCACGCCACCATCCGCGAGAACCTGCTCTACGCCCGCCCGGAGGCGACGGACGAGGAGATGATCGCTGCCTGCACCGCGGCCAACATCCACCACATCATCAGCGGGTTCGAAGACGGCTACGACACGGTGGTCGGAGAGCGGGGCTACCGCCTCTCGGGTGGCGAGAAGCAGCGCATCGCGATCGCCCGCGTGCTGCTGAAGGATCCACCCGTGCTGCTGCTCGACGAGGCGACCTCCGCCCTCGACACCGTGTCGGAGCGCGTCGTTCAGGAGGCGTTGGACGAAGCGGCGAAGGGGCGCACGACCCTCACGATCGCGCACCGACTCTCGACGATCATGGGTGCGGACGTCATCCACGTGGTGGAGGCCGGGCTGATCGTCGAGTCGGGCACCCATGCCGAACTCCTCGCCCGGGGAGGTCTCTACGCCGAGCTCGCCGCGCAGCAGGTGGCCGCGTCGCGCGTGCTCGACACGGAGATGGTCATCGAGACGGCGGTCTCGGGAGGCATGCGTGCCGCACTCGTCGACCGCCGAGCCGACCGGGCGCCGGAGGACTCGGCCGGAGCGGATGCGGTCGATGCCCTCACCGCGCCGGTTCCGCTGCTCGAGGTGCCTCGCGCGGACGAGCGGGTGTACCCGGCCGAGGGGTGAGACGCGCTCAGTGCACCGACAGGCCGCCGTCGATGAACAATGACTGCCCTGTGACGTAGCTCGAGCCGACACCGGCGAGGAACACGGCTGCCGCCGCGAAGTCTGCGGGCAGCCCGTTGCGGCCGATCATCGTCCGAGCGGCGAGTGCCGCGATCTGCTCCGGATCCTCCTGCAACCGCGCGTTGAGCGGGGTGAGCACGAATCCGGGCACGAGGGTGTTGCTCGTGACTCCGGTTCCACCCCACGCCTCGGCCTCAGAGCGCATCAGCGACTCCACGGCTCCCTTCGACGCCCCGTAGACACCGCTGCCGACGAAGGCACGATGCGCCTGCTGCGAGCTGATCTGGATCAGGCGCCCGAAGCCGCGCTCGGCCATGCCTGTGGCGTAGCGCTGCCCGAGCAGGAAGGGGGCGAGCGCGTTGACGGTCATCGTCGCGTCCCAGTCCTCCTCGGTGATCTCGGCGAACGGCGGGCGGATGTTGATCCCTGCGGAGTTCACGAGGATGTCGGGTTCGCCGAACGGCTCGATGGCAGCCTCGGCGAGAGCCCGGATTCCCTGACGAGAGCTGAGATCCCCGACGACGCCGGCTGCGCGGCATCCCGCGCGAGTGAGCTCGGCGACGGTCTCGGTGATCCGGGCTTCGCCGCGCGCGACGATCACCGTGGACGCACCAGCCCTCGCGAGGGCGGTCGCGATGCCTCGTCCGATGCCCGAGCTCCCGCCGGTGACGACCGCTGTGCGGCCCTCGAGCGAGAAGAGGTCGGCGAGGTACTGGTTCACGGGTCTCCTCATGGCGCGGCTCACCACGCCAGGGCGGCGGTGAGTGCGGGGTCGGGGCGGGCGGCGGAGCGCTCGGGGAGTGCTTCGATCTCGGCGACGAACGCATCGATCTCCGCCGAATATGCGGAATCGTCGTGGGTGCGTGCTATCTCGAGCAGCGGGGGCACGTCCATGGTGAGAATCAGCTCCAGCCTGGCCGTGACGGCGGCGCGGGCGCCCGCCTCATGCAGCACTCGGATTCCGCCCCGCAGCGCGTCCAGGTAGTCGCGCAGCACCGGGAGCTGTGCCCGGCCCTGCGTGATCGAGGTTCCGTCAGCCCGCAGACGCCAGTTCACGACGGTGTCGGGGATGACGTCGAAGCTGCGTGCGCGGGTGTACATCAGCTGCGCGACCACCTGATCCTCATACGCCACGCCCTCGGGAAACCTGAGATCGCTCCAGAAGTCGGTGCGGCTGATCTTCGACCACGCCACGATGTTGGCGCTCGCACGCGGGTGCTCCATGATCGTGGTGCGCAGCCGCGCCGGAGATGTCGCCGCCGACACCCATGGCTGCACCCGCCCAGGGACATAGCGCTCGCCGTCGAAGCGCGATCGCACGTAGGCGCCGGCGACGAAATCGCTGCCGGTCTCGGTGACGGTGCCGAGGAGGCGCTCGAGTGCCGTGGAGGTGAGTTCGTCATCACCGTCGAGAAAACCGACGAAGGGCGTGTCGACCAGGTCGAGACCCACGTTCCGTGCGGCGCCGAGTCCTCGTGACGCCTCGTGCCGCAGGCTTCGGAACCGTGGATCCGACGCGGCCGCTGCGGCGAAGATCTCTGCGGTGTCGTCGACGGAGCCATCGTCGATGAGGAGAGCGCGCCACCGTGTCTCTGACTGCGAGAGCAGCGAGTCGAGTGCGGCGGGAGCGAAGGCGCCGATGTCGCGGCCGGGGACGATCAGGGTCACGATCGGGGCGGATGCGGTCACCAGCCGAGTCTATGGCCGCACGCGCTGCTCACGCCGTTCAGTGATGGGCGACTGCACGCACCGCCTCGGCCACCAGCGCGGCGAGCCGCTCAGGCAGATCGGGGGGAAGCGCCTCGCGTCCGAATGTGAAGCGCACGGAGGTCTGTGCGACAGCAGGGGACACCCCGCACGCGAGGAGCACGTGCGAAGGCTCATCGCTTCCGGCCGCACACGCCGAGCCGCTCGACGACACGACTCCCCGTCGCTCGAGCTCAAGCAGAACTGCCTCGCCGCTCACCCCGGCGAACGCGAAGCTCGCGGTGCCGGGAAGCCGCGCCACCGGGTCACCGGTGAGCGATGCCCGCGGCACGAGCGCCTGCACCGACGCGATGAATCGTCCGGTCGAAGCCCTGAGCCGAGTGTTCACCTCATCGCGCTCGGCGTCGGCGAGTTCCAGCGCTGTGGCGAGGGCCACCGCCCCCGCGACGTTTTCGGTGCCCGAGCGGCGGCCCCGCTCCTGGCCGCCGCCGTGCATGAGGGGTTCGAGCGCGATGCGCCCCCGCACGGCGAGCGCTCCGATGCCCTTGGGCGTCCCGAGCTTGTGTCCGGCCACCGCTATCGCGTCCGCTCCGAGGTCGGCGAGCGGCAGCCACCCCGCCGACTGCACGGCGTCGACATGCAGCGTTACGCCTGCGCTGCGGGCCGCTGCTGCGAGTGCGGGCACGTCCTGGATCGTGCCGATCTCGTTGTTGGCGTGCCCGATGGCGACCAGTGCGGTGTCATCGCGCAGGGACTGCGACAGTGCGGCAGCGGAGATCCTGCCGAGCGCGTCGACCGGAGCCGCCGTGACCTCGACGCCGTGGAAATGACGCAGGTAGTCGGCGGACTCGAGGATCGACTCGTGCTCGATCGGCGAGACGACCAAGTGCCGACGGCCACGGACCAGGGCTCCGAGCACGATCCCCTTCACCGCGAGGTTGTTCGACTCTGTTCCGCCGGAGGTGAAGATCACATCGCCGGAGCGCATCCCGAGAACGCAAGCGACCCGTGAACGTGCCTCGTCGAGCGCGCTCGCCGCAGCCTCGCCGTATGTGTGATGGCTCGACGGGTTGCCGAACACGCCGGTGAGGAAGGGGCGCATCGCGTCGAGCACCTCCGGGCGGACCGGGGCAGTCGCGGCGTGGTCGAGATAGAGCATCCGCGTCAGTCGATCCGCACGTCCAGGCCGAGGTCGAGCGCCCTCGCCGAGTGCGTCAACGCTCCGACCGAGATCACGTCGACCCCGGTCGCCGCGATGCCGGCGACCGTGTCGAGATTCACGCCGCCCGAGGCCTCGACCTGCGCGCGGCCATCGATCAGCGCCACTCCCGCGCGCAGCTCGTCGAGCGAGAAGTTGTCGAGCAGCACGGTGTGTGCGCCGCCGTCGAGCACCACCGGGATCTGATCGAGCCGGTCGACCTCGACGACCACATGGGTGGTGTGCGGCAGGCGCGAGAGCGCATCGCGCAGAGCGGTGGCGAGGTCGACGCCCGAGCGCTTCAGCACCGCGAGGTGGTTGTCCTTGGCCATCACCGCGTCCGACAGTGAGTGGCGGTGGTTGTGTCCGCCTCCCGAGAGCACGGCATGCCGTTCGAAGGCGCGGAGTCCCGGGGTCGTCTTCCGAGTATCCGCAATGCGTGCCGGCGTTCCGTCGATCGCGCGCACGTACGCGGCGGTGACTGTCGCGATGCCGCTCATCCGCTGCGTGAAGTTCAGCGCGATGCGCTCGGCTGTGAGGATCCCTCGGCCGGATCCCGACACCGAGGCGAGCACATCACCCGCAGAGAAGGCGTCACCGTCACCCACGTGCACGTCGATCGCG
Coding sequences within:
- a CDS encoding MDR family MFS transporter, producing MSVVDTGSITTPPAAAAGGGIARSDMRVIWLLLVAAFVAILNETTMGIAIPHLNADLGIPPELGQWLTSAFMLTMAVVIPTTGFILQRFTTRQVFIAAMTSFSLGTLVALVAPGFEILLLGRVIQAAGTGIMMPLLMTTIMNVVPPQSRGRMMGRVGLVISLAPAIGPTLAGAVLETLHWRALFAIILPIALVSLFIGVKWMTNLGETRKVPLDVLSIPLAALGFGGIVFGLSQFGGEGGSGEAAGVTALVVGAVALALFVWRQLVLQRIDDALLDLRVFRSANFTFAVIIMAILALSMFGTLTLLPQYLQNVAGLNALESGLILLPGSVLMGLLGPLMGRVYDARGTRPLLIPGTILVSAALFYYSTVGEHTVWWVLIIVQAAMSVGLAMSFTPLFSASLGSLPRSLYSHGSAVLNTLQQVGGAAGVAVLTVTYSAILHAGEAEGLDVATAGAPGARMAFLIAAIISLAAVALSAFVRKPADDVADAMHGGH
- a CDS encoding ABC transporter ATP-binding protein, with the translated sequence MGGGRGGFRGVDESAQRRLNAEAPRISGLGGRVVALFRPYRWRIFWTGVLVVIGAGIAVIPPLIVQRIFDDALFPVDGGRPQLQLLGWLVGGMVALFLLSAVLGVAQTWLTSTVGNNVTGDLRVRLFEHLQAMELGFFTRTKTGVIQSRLQNDVGGVSGVLTNTVTSILGNVVTVIASLVAMILIDWRLTLIAVVLMPFLIIVQRRVGQVRARIAGETQESLSELTSITQETLSVSGMLLSKAFNRQRTESQRYQAENRNQVVLQVRRAMSGQGFFAVVQVLMASVPAVIYLVSGYLIAGGTGAITAGTVVAFTTVQARLLQPLMGLMRVSLDLQTSSALFARIFEYLDLVPEIQDAPDAIAVSEAPGPRGRIEFADVVFRYPDAAPDARPTLQGVSFVAEPGQHVAFVGPSGAGKTTVLYLAPRLYEAHGGAVLFAGADVKTLTQESIIDQVGIVSQETYLFHATIRENLLYARPEATDEEMIAACTAANIHHIISGFEDGYDTVVGERGYRLSGGEKQRIAIARVLLKDPPVLLLDEATSALDTVSERVVQEALDEAAKGRTTLTIAHRLSTIMGADVIHVVEAGLIVESGTHAELLARGGLYAELAAQQVAASRVLDTEMVIETAVSGGMRAALVDRRADRAPEDSAGADAVDALTAPVPLLEVPRADERVYPAEG
- a CDS encoding SDR family NAD(P)-dependent oxidoreductase, which codes for MNQYLADLFSLEGRTAVVTGGSSGIGRGIATALARAGASTVIVARGEARITETVAELTRAGCRAAGVVGDLSSRQGIRALAEAAIEPFGEPDILVNSAGINIRPPFAEITEEDWDATMTVNALAPFLLGQRYATGMAERGFGRLIQISSQQAHRAFVGSGVYGASKGAVESLMRSEAEAWGGTGVTSNTLVPGFVLTPLNARLQEDPEQIAALAARTMIGRNGLPADFAAAAVFLAGVGSSYVTGQSLFIDGGLSVH
- a CDS encoding glycosyltransferase family 2 protein; its protein translation is MTASAPIVTLIVPGRDIGAFAPAALDSLLSQSETRWRALLIDDGSVDDTAEIFAAAAASDPRFRSLRHEASRGLGAARNVGLDLVDTPFVGFLDGDDELTSTALERLLGTVTETGSDFVAGAYVRSRFDGERYVPGRVQPWVSAATSPARLRTTIMEHPRASANIVAWSKISRTDFWSDLRFPEGVAYEDQVVAQLMYTRARSFDVIPDTVVNWRLRADGTSITQGRAQLPVLRDYLDALRGGIRVLHEAGARAAVTARLELILTMDVPPLLEIARTHDDSAYSAEIDAFVAEIEALPERSAARPDPALTAALAW
- a CDS encoding cysteine desulfurase family protein; translation: MLYLDHAATAPVRPEVLDAMRPFLTGVFGNPSSHHTYGEAAASALDEARSRVACVLGMRSGDVIFTSGGTESNNLAVKGIVLGALVRGRRHLVVSPIEHESILESADYLRHFHGVEVTAAPVDALGRISAAALSQSLRDDTALVAIGHANNEIGTIQDVPALAAAARSAGVTLHVDAVQSAGWLPLADLGADAIAVAGHKLGTPKGIGALAVRGRIALEPLMHGGGQERGRRSGTENVAGAVALATALELADAERDEVNTRLRASTGRFIASVQALVPRASLTGDPVARLPGTASFAFAGVSGEAVLLELERRGVVSSSGSACAAGSDEPSHVLLACGVSPAVAQTSVRFTFGREALPPDLPERLAALVAEAVRAVAHH
- the nadC gene encoding carboxylating nicotinate-nucleotide diphosphorylase, which translates into the protein MLTPAHITRVVGAALEEDAPWGDLTSTTLLPSDATATADLVAREAGIFSGGEVFSAAFRLTDPTIAIDVHVGDGDAFSAGDVLASVSGSGRGILTAERIALNFTQRMSGIATVTAAYVRAIDGTPARIADTRKTTPGLRAFERHAVLSGGGHNHRHSLSDAVMAKDNHLAVLKRSGVDLATALRDALSRLPHTTHVVVEVDRLDQIPVVLDGGAHTVLLDNFSLDELRAGVALIDGRAQVEASGGVNLDTVAGIAATGVDVISVGALTHSARALDLGLDVRID